In Spea bombifrons isolate aSpeBom1 chromosome 9, aSpeBom1.2.pri, whole genome shotgun sequence, the genomic stretch atgtgagtcaggagaaagcagggtggTATTTCCACGGCGAGAAAGTAgaaccaactgcctggtggtgtaaaggtaaagtaacctgcaTACTGTACTAAGGATCAATGGTTCGAATCTTGATGGCTCCTCTTTTGTGTTAATGCACCTAGAGTGTATCgattgttttagagtaggggcgtacATATAATGACAGGGGGTAGCCTCGACTCTCGGGCTATGTCATCCTGGttaaccccccaataaaaacacggacaccagatgtgggatgaataaaggccacagccgatttattaacgtcattgcaacgcaacctgtaaacatttacgaaggtgcattaacacggcaatgacccaaatacaataaaacacccgaaagcttgccaggaccaaccggggccaaaccgtaagcatcaccttatgggagggcataccatgatgcccctcccccacctgagGTTCCACCAACcgcccagccaggaacctcccaccgacactttaacaccagtggcaataaccacataacacccccccccggcaacctggcaagctaccgccccccggctgtgacagaatcctgaaacaaaacacagaaaattagTAAACAAGATCACACAACCAACTGAAACATAACAacataaagggagggagggtggtaCAAACACACCGGGTAggctggcacaacaaaaagcccagaacATTCTTACGCACCAACCTTATATAtccccttcacttcctccccctccccgttgaactttctttgaccccctgacctagccctgctctgcacccctgtcagggccccctccgttccatgcagactacgtgggcatcagtatatgtgagtcaggagaaagcagggtcatatatccatgcAGAGAGGCACACGTTGATGTGAAGACCACAGATGGCTACCTACTTTGCCTATTCTGTGTTGGATTCACCAAAAAGCGTAACAACCAGATTAGAAAGACTTCTTATGCCCAGCATCAGCAAGTGCGTCAGATCCGCAAGAAGATGATGGAAATCATGACTCGTGAAGTGCAGACAAATGACTTGAAAGAAGTTGTTAACAAGCTAATTCCAGACAGTATCGGCAAAGACATTGAAAAGGCCTGCCAGTCCATCTATCCTCTACATGATGTGTATGTACGCAAAGTGAAGATGctgaaaaagccaaagtttgAGCTGGGCAAACTTATGGAACTACATGGTGAAGGCGGTGGTGCTGGGAAGCCTGCAAGAGATGAGACAGGCGCCAAAGTAGAGCGGGCTGATGAATATGAACCCCCAGTTCAGGAATCTGTCTGAGATGCATAATCTGAATTAGAGcctgtaaagaaaataaacacttgttctatatatatatatataaaaaatgtagatatatatatatccacgccGAGCACACAAagccaactgcctggtggtgtaaaggtaaagtgaCTTGCCTACCATACCAAGGGTTGCTGGTTCGACTCTTGCTGGCCCCTCTGTGGTGTTAATGCGTACAGTGTGTCTATgttattttagagtaggggcgtatatataagtatatgtgagtcaggagaaagcagtgaCATATTTCCACGCCGAGAGCAcaaaaccaactgcctggtggtgtaaaggaaaAGTAACCTGCCTTCCATACCAATGATTGATGGTTCGAATCCTGATGGATCCTCTGTTGTGTAcatattgttttagagtaggggcgtatatataagtatatgtgagtcaggagaaaacagggacatatatccacggcgagaacgcaaaaccaactgcctggtggtgtaaaggttaaGTAAACTGCCTTCCATTTcaaggatcgctggttcgaatcctgatgaatacattgttttagaataggggcgtatatattagtatatgtgagtcgggagaaagcagggtcatatatccacggcgagaaagcaAAACCAACTGTCTGGGGGTGTAAAGGTTAAGTAAACTGCCTTCCAtaccaaggatcgctggttcgaatcctgatgaatatattgtttttaggataggggcgtatatataagtatatgtgagtcgggagaaagcagggtcatatatccacggcgagaaagtGTAATTGGCTGCTCGGTGGCGTGAAGGTATAGTTGCCTGCCTGACATACAATGGATTGCTGGTTCGGATCCTCATGATGACTTCTGCACGTAAGTATGCTgtgtggctctgcttgtgtgtggcagtggatggtgttaaagtggctcTGTGGCACTCTAACATCGGACGcttacatacacatctacagcCTCACCTGCATACACATAGCTGGTTGCGGACAAGGTCGCTGATAACACTTGAAGGTTGCGCTAAGCCGTGTGTCCTCGCACGCAGTGACCGAAAACACTGGTTGCGGAAAAGGTATCGGAATGTGTGCACATCCGCTTGACCCGTTCCTGTGCATGCACAGTAGCCCACACAGCGACTTACATGGAGAATCATCATGGCGGATACAAAACCGCGGATACGATACCGGAGATCCGGAGTATGACGGGGCATCACCGGCAGCCACCCCTTtccttctctctgcttctttcgggacagaaacaaacacaatatactctttgtatattgtgagacaaaGACCCCCTTCAGGGGGTTTTACTCACCTCAGGGGGTGTGGTCATGGGAGCAAGTTCTCCTCCccccaccatccatgcaacatgtataaagtataactaacatgtataaagtataactaaCATGTATAAAGTAACTAAAGTATAACACatgtataataaagtataacacatgtataataaagtataaCACATGTATAAAGTAACTAAAGTATAACTAAAGTAACATGAATAGAGTATAAGGAAGAACAATAATTAAAACacttatattaataattaaaacacttatattatatattattactaagaTATTATATAGATCTATCCTTATACTCTATTCTTATACTCTATTCATGTTACTTTAGTTACTTATCTTTACATACTTATACAtgttgcatggatggtggggGGAGGGAACTTGCTCCCATGACCACACCCCCTGAGGTGAGTAAAACCCCCTGTAGGGGGTCtttgtctcacaatatacaaagagtatattgtgtttgtttctgtcccgaaagaagcagagagaaggaAAGGGGTGGCTGCTGGTGATGCCCCGTCATACTCCGGATCTCCGGTATCGTATCCGCCATGATGATTCTCCATGTAAGTCGCTGTGTGGGCTACTGTGCATGCACAGGAACGGGTCAAGCGGATGTGCACACATTCCGATACCTTTTCCGCAACCAGTGTTTTCGGCCACTGCGTGTGAGGACACACGGCTTAGCGCAACCTTCAAGTGTTATCTGCAACCTTGTCCGCAACCAGCTATGTGTATGCAGGTGAGgctgtagatgtgtatgtaagCGTCCGATGTTAGAGTGCCACAgagccactttaacaccatccactggcacacacaagcagagccacacTGCATACTTACATGTAGAAGTCATCATgaggattcgaaccagcgatccaTTGTATGTCAGGCAGGCAACTATACCTTCACGCCACCGAGCAGCCAATCATgttttctcgccgtggatatatggcCCTGGTTTCtcccgactcacatatactaatatatacgCCCCTatcctaaaacaatatattcatcaggattcgaaccagcAATCCTTGGTATAGTATGCAGGTTaccttacctttacaccaccaggcagttggtttggcattctcgccgtggatatatgtccctgttttctcctgactcacatatacttatatgtatgcccctactctaaaacaatacatacacCACAGAGGATCCATCAGGATTTGAACCATCGATCCTTGGTATAGTaggcaggttactttacctttacaccacaaGGCAGACTGCCTTGCTGTCTTGGCGTGGAAATATGTCCCTGTTTTCTCCTgtctcacatatacttatatatacgcccctactctaaaataacatatacattCAACAGTTATTCACTAACACCACCTTGTAGCCATCTGGATTCAAACCAGCAACCCTTTGAACGTTGGGCTGCTTaccttacctttacaccaccacgTGTGCAACTGGCTCTGCTCCCTCTCCTAAGGAATATGATGGCTATCATCTCCTGACTCACAAATACTTACATGCACCTACGCTAACACGATACATGTCctttaaaattatgcatttccaacactacatatatatatatatatatacacacacaaagtaaCTATAACAATACATACTTACACTTTAACACTAAAACATGTAATGCGATATGAACCGGCAACCCCTTTGCACATCAAGCGAGGTATATTACCATTACCAGGGAATAGGAAGCGATGCGCCGCCATGACCCTGTGTTCTCCTCACTTACATTTACTGAcatataccctctctaaaacattacatacaccctacatatatacacagcaactgtaacaatatatactcacactaacacaataaagcagcctcgaaaacactagatacagaaataccaaatataaataaataaatacactgcAAAATACTTACTCACAATAAATAGCCCATTGGGGTCCGAACCAAAGACTCCAAACATGACAGGTAGGGCACATTACCTCTACGCCATCAAACAACTGAGGTTTGGCTatagatatatgaccctg encodes the following:
- the LOC128505139 gene encoding 40S ribosomal protein S3a-like, whose product is MVPWRVQAKAKLPVPRSLQSSGILGALVPKKVDIGQDCSLLTIAEYPRMQSEAHGATSALMENEKCIKQKILQGEEGGNADIWQTEHCLRSGQDGHKRTNNPQLAERHKVTEVQVGKAEHWRSDSEEEEKIIREAHVDVKTTDGYLLCLFCVGFTKKRNNQIRKTSYAQHQQVRQIRKKMMEIMTREVQTNDLKEVVNKLIPDSIGKDIEKACQSIYPLHDVYVRKVKMLKKPKFELGKLMELHGEGGGAGKPARDETGAKVERADEYEPPVQESV